One stretch of Poecilia reticulata strain Guanapo linkage group LG21, Guppy_female_1.0+MT, whole genome shotgun sequence DNA includes these proteins:
- the paplnb gene encoding papilin b, proteoglycan-like sulfated glycoprotein has translation MNILQVLGILQLVVPAFTVTQPVNDYWGEFGPYGPCSRTCGTGVAMRTRRCITSRTDGGHNCVGSSKSFLTCNTQACPIGSRDFREEQCSEFDRMDFQGKRHTWVPYYGASNPCELNCVPRGQNFFYRHRPTVVDGTPCYVGRTDICVDGVCRLLDHREFMGLDNDTVSVHSSSPVAVSPHPRDTRTYIYRAGVYGECSATCDGGMQYRSVECWVQDPSNPHVVDESYCITQRLQRPQSQQACNMHPCAAAEFSVSSFSVCSVTCGEGQQTREVVCVGARGEHLPDHACRGLARPASVQTCRRPACHTHISWHVTEFGLCSRSCGGGVRERKVGCFDADLNPFSEDQCGFDSRPTSVETCNAQPCNRPQRVPSIQDSGTGRGTIRFVPHVPGEQSGLPCVQSLYGCCPDGHTPATGPRNQGCTQDDCVRSRYGCCLDGVTPATGFGMAGCPEYQTPGGPRETLTYIYRAGVYSECSASCDGGVQYRSVECLVQDPSNPRVVDESYCIALRLQRPLSQQPCNRHACAAAEYSVSSFSVCSVTCGEGQQTREVVCVGARGEHLPDHACRGLARPASVQTCRRTACHTHISWHVTEFGLCTRSCGGGVRERKVGCFDTDLNPYPEERCGAASRPLSVESCNTQTCPGVQTVPSVQNPEAGESPRRFVPHVPGHHSVPRPDTYSERGPYPPVYGPHCAQSLYGCCPDGHTSATGLRSQGCPHDCAQSRYGCCLDGVTPAPGVGRAGCPEFQTTELRPSHPADPSSGNVCLLPRDEGPCDNWMVRFIYDYSTGKCKEFWYGGCHGNANNFRSMEDCRRECEGVSRGPAPARGASGRGSLGSIARARAQRSRIQRAE, from the exons ATGAACATCCTGCAAGTCCTTGGCATCCTGCAGCTGGTTGTTCCTGCTTTTACA GTGACACAGCCGGTAAATGACTACTGGGGAGAGTTTGGGCCCTATGGCCCTTGCAGCCGAACCTGCGGCACCGGAGTGGCAATGAGAACCAGGAGATGTATTACTTCAAG GACAGATGGAGGACACAACTGTGTAGGATCCTCCAAATCGTTCCTCACCTGTAATACTCAG GCCTGCCCCATTGGATCAAGAGACTTCAGGGAGGAACAATGTTCAGAGTTTGACAGAATGGACTTTCAAGGAAAACGACACACTTGGGTGCCTTATTATGGAG CTTCTAATCCATGTGAGCTAAACTGTGTACCAAGGGGACAAAACTTCTTCTACCGCCACAGGCCCACAGTGGTGGATGGGACCCCATGCTATGTGGGGCGCACTGACATCTGTGTGGATGGAGTTTGTCGG CTATTGGACCATAGAGAGTTTATGGGTTTGGATAACGACACAGTCTCTGTCCACTCCTCTTCTCCTGTTGCTGTTTCCCCCCATCCAAGAGACACACGCACGTACATCTACAGGGCCGGGGTCTACGGGGAGTGCTCTGCCACCTGCGACGGAGGCATGCAGTACCGCAGCGTGGAGTGCTGGGTCCAGGACCCGTCAAACCCCCATGTGGTTGATGAGTCGTACTGCATCACGCAGCGCCTGCAGAGGCCACAGAGTCAGCAGGCGTGCAACATGCATCCATGTGCTGCAGCAGAGTTCAGCGTCTCCAGCTTCAGTGTG TGTTCAGTGACCTGTGGGGAAGGGCAGCAGACGAGGGAGGTGGTCTGTGTGGGAGCGAGAGGGGAACACCTGCCTGACCACGCCTGCAGAGGACTGGCCAGACCTGCTTCTGTCCAGACCTGCCGCCGACCTGcctgtcacacacacatttcctgGCATGTGACCGAGTTTGGACTT TGCTCCAGAAGCTGTGGAGGTGGCGTGAGGGAGAGGAAGGTTGGCTGTTTTGATGCAGATCTGAATCCCTTCTCTGAGGATCAATGTGGATTTGACAGCAGGCCCACATCTGTCGAAACATGCAATGCGCAGCCCTGTAACAGACCACAAA GGGTTCCAAGCATCCAGGACTCAGGGACTGGTAGAGGCACCATAAGGTTTGTGCCCCATGTTCCAGGGGAACAGTCAG GTCTGCCTTGTGTCCAGTCACTGTATGGATGCTGTCCTGATGGCCACACACCTGCAACTGGACCCAGGAACCAGGGCTGCACACAAGATGACTGTGTTCGTAGCAG ATATGGCTGTTGTTTAGATGGAGTGACACCAGCTACAGGGTTTGGAATGGCTGGATGTCCGGAGTACCAAACACCTGGG GGTCCAAGAGAGACCCTTACATACATCTACAGGGCTGGAGTCTACAGCGAGTGCTCTGCCTCCTGCGATGGAGGCGTGCAGTACCGCAGCGTGGAGTGTTTGGTTCAGGACCCATCAAACCCCAGAGTGGTGGACGAGTCCTACTGCATCGCCCTCCGTCTGCAGAGGCCACTCAGTCAGCAGCCTTGCAACAGACATGCTTGTGCTGCTGCAGAGTACAGCGTCTCCAGCTTCAGTGTG TGTTCAGTGACCTGTGGGGAAGGGCAGCAGACGAGGGAGGTGGTCTGTGTGGGAGCGAGAGGGGAACACCTGCCTGACCACGCCTGCAGAGGACTGGCCAGACCTGCTTCTGTCCAGACCTGCCGCCGAACTGCCTGTCACACGCACATTTCCTGGCATGTGACCGAGTTTGGACTT TGCACCAGAAGCTGTGGCGGTGGCGTGAGAGAGAGGAAGGTCGGCTGCTTTGATACAGATCTCAATCCCTACCCAGAAGAACGATGTGGAGCAGCTAGTAGACCTCTTTCTGTAGAGTCATGCAACACACAAACCTGTCCAGGAGTGCAAA cGGTTCCGAGTGTTCAAAATCCAGAGGCCGGAGAAAGCCCAAGAAGATTTGTGCCACATGTTCCGGGACATCATTCag TTCCAAGGCCAGACACGTACAGTGAGAGGGGTCCCTACCCTCCTGTGTACGGTCCTCACTGTGCTCAGTCATTGTACGGCTGCTGTCCTGATGGCCACACCTCTGCAACTGGACTTAGGAGCCAGGGCTGCCCACATGACTGTGCTCAGAGCAG ATATGGCTGTTGTTTGGATGGAGTGACTCCAGCTCCAGGAGTCGGAAGGGCCGGATGTCCTGAGTTTCAAACGACTGAG CTGCGTCCATCTCACCCTGCTGATCCATCCAGCGGGAACGTTTGCCTCCTGCCCCGTGATGAAGGTCCTTGTGACAACTGGATGGTTCGGTTTATATATGACTACAGCACTGGCAAATGCAAGGAGTTCTGGTACGGAGGCTGCCATGGCAATGCCAACAACTTCAGGTCAATGGAAGATTGCAGGAGGGAGTGCGAGGGCGTTTCAAGAGGGCCTGCACCTGCCAGGGGGGCGTCTGGAAGAGGATCACTTGGAAGCATTGCAAGGGCAAGGGCTCAGCGCTCACGTATTCAGCGTGCAGAATAG
- the smek1 gene encoding serine/threonine-protein phosphatase 4 regulatory subunit 3 — protein sequence MTDTRRRVKVYTLNEDRQWDDRGTGHVSSCYVERLKGTSLLVRAESDGSLLLESKINPNTAYQKQQDTLIVWSEAENYDLALSFQEKAGCDEIWEKICQVQGKDPSVDITQEVVDESEEERFDDMSSPGLELPPCELNRLEDLAELVASSLPSPLRREKLALAVENEGYIRKLLELFRVCEDLENREGLHQLYEIIKGIFLLNRTALFEVMFSDECIMDVIGCLEFDPALPQPRRHREFLTKTARFKEVIPISDPELRQKIHQTYRVQYIQDMVLPTPSVFEENMLSTLHSFIFFNKVEIVGMLQDDEKFLTDLFAQLTDEATDDDKRQELVNFLKEFCAFSQTLQPQNRDAFFKTLSNMGILPALEVILGMDDVQVRGAATDIFSYLVEYNPSMVREFVMQESQQNDDDILLINLIIEHMICDTDPELGGAVQLMGLLRTLLDPENMLATANKTEKTEFLSFFYKHCMHVLSAPLLANTTEEKPSKDDFQTAQLLALILELLTFCVEHHTYHIKNYIINKDILRRVLVLTASQHAFLALCALRFMRRIVGLKDEFYNRYIMRNFLFEPVVKAFRNNGSRYNLLNSAMIEMFEYVRVEDIKSLTAHIVENYWKSLEDVDYVQTFKGLKLRYEQQRERQDNPKLDSMRSILRNHRFRRDARTLEDEEEMWFNTDEDDLEDGEAVVPPSDKMKSEEDLMEPISKFMERKKLKDTEDKEVLGKSSLSGRQNPSFKLSFSGSTKTSLASPPSSASLNPGSPGSPGSPGSGARSSPPMTAVTTKGGLVGLVDYPDDDEEEEEEEDGESKEDALPPTKKSKLSS from the exons ATGACGGACACTCGTAGGAGAGTCAAAGTCTATACCCTCAACGAGGACAGACAGTGGGATGACCGTGGAACCGGGCATGTCTCCTCATGCTATGTGGAGCGTTTAAAAGGCACTTCTCTCCTGGTTCGAGCAGAGAGTGATG GCTCACTACTATTGGAGTCCAAAATCAACCCAAATACAGCGTACCAGAAACAGCAG gacaCATTGATAGTATGGTCAGAAGCTGAGAACTATGATCTAGCACTCAGCTTTCAGGAGAAGGCTGGCTGTGATGAAATCTGGGAGAAAATATGTCAG GTGCAAGGAAAGGACCCCTCAGTGGACATCACGCAAGAAGTCGTGGACGAGTCTGAGGAGGAGCGCTTCGATGACATGTCTTCCCCAGGTTTGGAGCTGCCGCCGTGTGAACTAAACCGCCTGGAGGACCTCGCTGAGCTGGTGGCCTCCTCGCTCCCGTCGCCGCTGCGGCGCGAGAAACTGGCTTTGGCAGTGGAGAACGAAGGCTACATTCGCAAGCTTCTGGAACTGTTTCGTGTGTGTGAGGACTTGGAGAACCGAGAAGGACTGCACCAACTGTACGAAATAATTAAAGGCATCTTCCTGCTAAATCGCACCGCACTCTTCGAGGTGATGTTTTCTGACGAGTGCATCATGGACGTCATCGGCTGCCTGGAATTCGACCCAGCGCTGCCGCAGCCACGGCGGCATCGAGAGTTTCTGACTAAGACGGCGCGGTTTAAGGAGGTGATCCCCATCTCCGATCCTGAACTGCGTCAGAAAATACACCAGACATATCGCGTGCAGTACATTCAGGACATGGTGCTGCCCACGCCCTCTGTATTTGAGGAAAACATGCTGTCCACCCTGCACTCCTTCATCTTCTTCAATAAGGTGGAGATAGTGGGCATGCTACAG GATGATGAGAAGTTCCTGACAGACCTCTTTGCACAGCTAACAGATGAGGCTACAGATGATGACAAAAGACAAGAACTG GTAAACTTTTTAAAGGAGTTCTGTGCGTTTTCACAAACATTACAACCTCAAAACAGAGACGCTTTTTTCAAGACTTTGTCAAACATGGGCATTTTACCTGCACTAGAGGTCATACTG GGAATGGATGACGTTCAGGTTCGTGGGGCAGCCACAGATATTTTCTCTTATCTAGTGGAGTATAACCCCTCCATGGTACGAGAGTTTGTCATGCAGGAGTCTCAGCAAAATGATGAT gATATTCTTCTCATCAACCTGATCATAGAACACATGATCTGTGATACCGACCCAGAACTTGGCGGCGCTGTCCAGTTAATGGGTTTGCTGCGGACTTTATTGGACCCAGAGAACATGCTGGCAACCGCAAAT aaaacagaaaagacagagTTCCTGAGCTTTTTCTACAAGCATTGTATGCATGTCCTCTCTGCTCCACTCTTAGCCAacacaacagaagaaaaaccaaGCAAAG ATGATTTTCAAACAGCCCAGTTGCTTGCCTTGATTTTGGAGCTGCTAACGTTTTGTGTTGAGCATCACACGTATCACATCAAGAACTACATCATCAACAAAGATATCCTAAGGAGGGTACTGGTTCTCACTGCCTCTCAACACGCCTTTTTGGCACTAT GTGCCCTGCGCTTCATGAGGAGGATTGTAGGCCTGAAGGACGAGTTCTACAATCGGTACATCATGagaaacttcctgtttgagcCCGTCGTTAAAGCCTTCCGAAACAACGGATCGCGCTACAACCTATTAAACTCAGCTATGATTGAGATGTTTGAATATGTCCGTGTG GAGGACATAAAGTCTCTGACCGCTCACATTGTGGAGAACTACTGGAAGTCTCTGGAGGATGTAGACTACGTCCAGACATTCAAAGGCCTAAAGCTGCGATACGAACAGCAGCGAGAGAGACAAGACAACCCCAAACTGGATAG CATGCGCTCCATCCTGCGGAACCACCGCTTCCGTCGCGACGCGCGGACGttagaggatgaggaggagatgTGGTTCAACACAGATGAAGACGACCTTGAGGATGGCGAGGCCGTTGTTCCTCCCTCTGACAAGATGAAGAGCGAAGAAGACCTCATGGAACCTATTAGCAAATTCatggagagaaagaaat TGAAAGACACGGAGGATAAAGAAGTATTGGGCAAGTCGAGTTTGTCAGGCAGGCAGAATCCCAGCTTCAAGCTTTCCTTCTCCGGATCCACTAAGACCAGCCTGGCCAGTCCTCCTTCATCAGCGTCACTGAACCCAGGTTCTCCAGGATCACCAGGGTCCCCCGGTTCAGGGGCACGGAGCTCACCCCCCATGACAGCTGTAACCACAAag GGAGGTTTAGTGGGACTGGTAGACTATCCggatgatgatgaagaggaggaagaagaggaggacggAGAAAGTAAAGAGGATGCTCTGCCGcccacaaaaaaatccaaactgagCTCGTAA
- the erh gene encoding enhancer of rudimentary homolog, protein MSHTILLVQPTKRPEGRTYADYESVNECMEGVCKMYEEHLKRMNPNSPSITYDISQLFDFIDDLADLSCLVYRADTQTYQPYNKDWIKEKIYVLLRRQAQQAAK, encoded by the exons ATG tCGCACACAATTTTGCTTGTCCAGCCGACCAAGAGACCAGAGGGCCGCACATATGCGGACTACGAGTCGGTAAACGAATGCATGGAAG GTGTTTGCAAAATGTATGAAGAGCATCTGAAAAGGATGAATCCAAACAGTCCATCCATTACTTACGACATTAGTCAGCTGTTTGACTTCATCGATGACCTGGCAGATCTGAGCTGTCTTGT GTACAGAGCTGACACGCAGACATACCAACCTTACAACAAAGACTGGATTAAAGAGAAGATATATGTCCTGCTGCGGCGCCAGGCTCAGCAAGCGGCAAAGTAA